DNA sequence from the Odocoileus virginianus isolate 20LAN1187 ecotype Illinois chromosome 8, Ovbor_1.2, whole genome shotgun sequence genome:
CAGAAATTACAATACAGTATAAACcatgtgacttaaaaaaatattagctATCCTCTTAGATCTCTGTTTTCAGCAGTTCAAATTAGGAGAATACTTGTGTAaccttactttttttaatttttaaactttttattgaagtacagttgacacataacattatattatttgcaggtatacaatataatgatttgatatttgtatatgttgcAAAATAATCACCACATTTAGTTAACATCCACCACCACCCatagttatacatttttttcttcatccatATAACTTTAAAATCTCGATGctaaataataaattcaaaagcACATTTGTGGTGTTCAGCACTTGTGTTACAGGGTTCAAATCACATGCTCCTTTGTGGTGGGGCCATGTTTATGTTTTAGAATTAAAGTGGAATCCTATTTATTGATAGACTGTGTGCTGAAAGTTCATTTGAAAGTAGCTTAAAATGCATTTCTCCCATATAGTCAGCGTTAGAGATGTTGACTATATTGCTGAACTAGCTGTGAGAGCCTAGTTATAAACACTTAAGTATATCTTTTTGTATGTAgctattatatatgtgtgtgtgtgtgtatatatttgtatatgccTAAAATAGAGTACCAGAAATACCCTTTAATAAATTAGAAGGCCTTCAAAGTAGGAGGTAGTAAATCTGAGGTAATACACGCAAAGCACTTAGGTCTCTGTGCCTGGAAGCTGGCCACTATTACTCTCCCCAGTCACCCACCCTGGGGTCTGGTGGTGGAATGAAATGGCTTCTGTCTGTGGGAGCCAATGAACAGCTCTCTGTTCAGGCAACCTGTATCAGCTTCCAGGCTGAAAATAAGTGAACCAGGCACCTCCTAAGCCAGAGTTTTGGTTGCATTTCACTCTGTGCCTAATGCCTTACTGCTGTGGTTAGTTATACCTTCAGCCAAACCCTGACCTCCTATTGCCTCTGCTGATGGATGGGCTTTGCTTTATCCATGCTGCCCCGGGTTTTCTTGTGTGTGCTTGGGGACATTTCCCCGGGAAGTCACCCAGAGACTACATCTGCCCCGCTCACTGTTCTGGGGTGGGATTGGGAAGAGCCTACCTTCATCTGTCATCTGTCCACAGCTTTACCCCGTTGATTCTCTGAGAGCACATGAAACGTTGTTTAGGGACACAGAGGTGTATGAGAGTGGGTCTAAGTCCTCCTTCTGACCTCAGGAgacctctccttttccttctactATTTTAGTCCTTCTACTTGAAGGCCCTGGGGCTAAAAAGAAGTGGGAACCCCAGGGGTCTGggaattttttatgtttttagctTTGGAAATTGAAATAGTTTCAGTAATTTTCCATTTAACTACCTGattaagatataaagaaaaaatatacatatatgatataaggaaaaatataaaatataaggaatatatataagacttaagaaaatatatataagatatagagaaatatatatatatatatgatataaggaaaatatatctgtgtcaaaaatatttttagggaTAAGTGAAGAACTTTTGTAGTTGTGTACTTGTGCCTTAAAGAAATCATGTCTGGCACTAAGTTGATGAGCAAGAAATTTTAacctaattatttaaaaatataatttcctgaGAGTGAAGTTAATAGAAAATACATAGAAAGGGCAGATACTGTGGAAAAGTAACCAGCTTTAACTGACTGCCTtgccttaatatttttttcccatttcaggCCTGCTATTTCAGGCCTGGTTAAAGTACTATGGAACGATGTCTTTCAAAATTGTTTGAAAGGAACTAACTTTACTTTGCTGTTGTCCTGTCTGTACTATTCTTATTTTTCCTCATTAATAGAACAGGCATTCTCATCGCACATACTGGAACCAATAGAAGAactttcagaggaagaaaaaggtaACAATGAGCTTGATCAGGGTTTATATCTGCATCAATCACATTTAGATGCTAAAACCCAAGCTTTGAAAGTACTTGAGTTTTATTGTAGTGTATCAAAATTAGGAAGGCATTTAGGTTTGGATTACATTTCCAATCTGTCTGTAGTATTCTGGCATCCTGTTCCCATAATGTGCTGTTATATTTCCACCCTGCTTTACTGTCTTTTAGCATATGAGTAAGAAATTTTCTATGTCggggaacttgaaaaaaaatttaagccatTATGTCAATGCCAAGATTTTCTGATCAGATGACAAATTGACGCAGTTGTGTGCCAgattatacaaaaatattaagaCCACAGTAGTCATTTCTCATAACCTGAATCTACCAAATGAATAAGTAAAGTGCCcatttcaaaaattgtttttaatagcaAGGAAGGCATAATGTCTAGGCTCTGAATGTGGAATATTTACATGCAGAATATCTCAATGGCAGAATCAGAGCTGTTACAGGTTTGGGgagttaattaaaattattacttCTTCCTCACTTTATTTGgcagtaataataaaaattatttcctgtcagctcatttttaaagtctgtgaaTGCTTACTtacattattaataatattttataatgatcttaaaacaattatatttggATCAGTTTATCATAATTTTCTCCTTAGTAATGCTTTACCATATTTTACTTCTTCAGGAGAAAGCaaattgttaatatttatatGGGCTGTGGTTGTATAATTTTTgttaggaaaaaaagtaaaattatacattataatatGTAAATTCTTAATGTTTGTTATAACTTCTGTGTTCTTTAGATTtttcccaaattttttttttttgtataaggaTACAGATTGAGAAGGAACTAGATCAAGCATATCTGTAACATCTGCAtgatctgttttttcattttcttgcatgTAACATGCTTGCTCTTTCATAAGTATCATTTATTGATATCTAGAACACAAGATCCCTTATTCTTGGAAGAATTCCTATGAAATGTGCAGGAGGTTCATAGATAGGGTCCAAAATTTTGAAACTAGTGTCTCCAATTACATAGTTCGTACTATTAGAAATGAGTCAGCTAGGTTCCAAGAGGAATCCTGGTTTGTCCATCATCACTGTTTCAGTTCCAAGTTTCACCCATTGCATATTCTGCCTGGACTTCTTTTAGGTTTCTTCTACTCAGACAATGTAAGGCTTGCATTGCTGATGGCAAATACCATCATTGGCTGTTGCCACAGTTAGGGAGCCAAGTTGGGAAACTCATCTTTGCCACCCACCATGTGTTCAGACACAGCTCTGGTGGAGATGGGTGAGCGCTGAGAACCACTGGGATCAACTGAGTCCCAGAGCACTGTTACAGAAACCAGTGACTGTATCTTTTAGTGCCTCCGTGGAGCCAGCCGGCTAGCAGCAAATTAATTGCCATCAATAAATTCCTCAGCTTGTACTAGCATTTGCAGACAAATGCCTGTGCAGCTAAATTTTGGCAGTGATTTGCAAAAACACTACAGCTTTTTACCAAGAATTAACTCATCCTTTGAGGCAGACTTGATCTCACTTCTGTTGGATGTTAGAATGCGAGGGCCAGGAGGGATCTTaggggttattttatttttcagaaacttGGAACACAAGGGGATTAGGAGCTTGCTCCAGGTCATTGAGTTTAATTAGTGACAGTGGCTGGGACTAACGTCCAGGTTTTCTGTTTTCCATGGTTTAATGCAAAGAACAAAGTGATGGAGGAAGGCAAACAGGTCCAGCCTTTGCAGAATGGTCTTTGGGGAATTCTCTACCTCTCTGGTTTTAGAGTCCTCCTGTGACTAATGAGGAAATTGAGTACTAGACTATCAAGCCCCTTCCAACTCAGAAATTCCATTGtgtgttgctttttgttttgtttaactcCGTGCTTTATGCTACAATTATTTGCTTACCATGAATGGTGTGGTGTGTTAATAAGTCTGATATAACTGATTACATGTGTGGACTGTTATGCATTAGCCTGGGCATCTGCTTGGGcatgctttccattttttaattagaggaaatGCTGATTTCTAGAATAGTTTGTCTTGATCTTGGTGAGACAATATGTGCTTTAACTAAAATCTTGAGTTCTGATCATCTTTCAAGTCATTCATTTCACCTTTACAGAAAAACTTGATTATCTTTTCCTATCTATTCTACcttctttctcttgcttctgtCTTGCCAGACCCAGGCTCATAAGACTTCTTCCTATAAAAGTTTTTCTAATTATTCACAAATGACTTTCCAAAGTGAGCACCCACTTATGAAGGAATTTAAGGACAGAGGGAAATCTTCCATCATTTGGGAGAACTTAGGCATCAAAATGAACTTGTCATCAGGGCTGAAAGTTAACTTGGACCAGCCAGCAAATGAATTCAGTTACCTCTATCAAAGGCCTTGCAACTCTTCTAGACTGTGGCCAGTCTGTTCTGGGTATCACTTGACCCCTGCTTGTGGCCCCATGTCCCAGAGCCTCGCTTCAGACTGTGCTTCtgtgttatttcttttatatctgAGATGCTGGCCAAAGAATTATCTTTGCCCAATTGAGACAGGAGGTGCATCTATTTCAATAGTAGCTCTATGACTTCCAGGCTCTCTCGGTACTTCTTTTTACTTTCAGCCCTAGACAGTTGCAGACTTGATGACCAACCAGCAGCCAAAGTCAGCGACAGCCGTTGACTGCAGCTAAGCCCTCTAGGTTTTGATGGACTCAGTTCCTAGGGcagaagttgtttttcttttggtagtTTCAGAATATTGGGGAAACAGCAGCataaatgctaaaaatataaaatttaagattaCGTCTGACTTTTATCCATATAGACTcatataaaatttcataattttgatTTAGCAAGCCACAGTAGCAAAGTGTAGAAAAGCATCATCGTGCAGGTTTTTCCCTCCTATTTAATGGACCAGTAATAATGTGGCTCATTTTGCCTGAAATTTGTTAATAATGAACAGAAATATTCTTTACTATTGGAATTGAGCTAGTGTTTAGAAAGCATCTTAACCAAAAGGCATGTTGTTAAGATGTTCTGCAAATCCACGTGCCATGGGAACCTAAAAATCCCATCTGCTGAGGCAGGTGAGACCTTGAAAGAGTGGAGTCTCTGTGGGGATCTGCCTGAAGCCCCAGACCTGGGTAGTGGCATTTGGTGCCACTTTCTTTGGGTGAAATGCTTTGTTAGGAGAACAGGCTTCAAAGTGACGATAGTACCATCACCACCTTCTCCCAGATCTGCCCGTGGTGTTCACTAGGGGTCTGAACTGCCCAACGCTGAGACTGTTTCCTAAGCCTTCATTTTCCTTTGACATAGGTACTCAGTTGTTCAAGGTCATACAGTCCTGCCCCTTTCTCCAAACCTTCTTAAACTAGACACTTTTTTctggaaggaaataaaaggaataaggaAGGACACATTAAGAGACTCTGGcctgttattttttgtttctaactTTAGGTTGTTGTAAACAAAGTATACTTTTCCTAAgagttttgttaatttctttttcattttggtaaGTATTTTGAGAGAGATGATAATCttcacattttgaaattttatgtgaACTTAACATGCactaaatatataacataaaacttaattatttaaaagaaataaggctTTTTCTTCATTAGATGATACCTAATTCTGACTGGATTTAGAAGAAATGATTTCTTTAGGaagtagtaaaaataattttaggataaaacattaaatttctcaataagttttttttttttcccattttgcttCTCTAGAGACTTATTGCTCACATTACTTATCTAGCTATACTTTGGTTGAGTAATCAAGAAAAAGTCTGAAGATCCTGAAGTTTTGAAGCAGGcttaagataattttaaaagctataatACTTAAGGATTATATATTGTGCTGAATGactaaaatattcaaaaacttgaaaacataaaTGCTTGCTTGCTGTTTAGAAGTTGTGTTTTGCCATTTTCTGCTTAGAGGTTTAATGCATTTGTTTAATTCCTTTTAACACATTATAAAAACCTTATtttaggaagagaaaatgaacagaaattcaATGACAACAAGATACATATAAGGAAAACTTTGAAGAATAACCCTTCCCTCACTAAAGAAATAAGAACTGTCTTGGAGCAGAGTTtggtggagaaactggaaacctTGGGGATTAATGCAGTAAGTTCACCCACTTTGGGAATATTTACTGGTTtcgttttattttgttttctaaataataaatgatCAGAGAAGAGGAGGTGACATGTCAGTTCTGTTACATTTGGAGACCAGAGCCTAATGCGACATGATTCATTAAACACTTAGCTGGCATTCACTGTGTGCCTGACACCTTTCAGAGAGCTTTCCCAGTGTTAACTCATTTAAACATAGAGATTGATCTCTGAGATAAGTGGCAGTTAGTTCATCTGCATTTTGCAAAGGTGAAGTCATTGCTTCAGGTCACATGTTAGTGATGAAGGAGCCAGGATTTGCCTGTAGGCAGTTGCAGAGCTGCCTACATTCTGATGTTAGCTCCAAACTATGTTTATTACAAAATCAGCAGCACTTATtaaatgaatgggtgaatgaattGTATTTCATGTTGTTGCCAGACTGAATAGTTGCATACATAAAATACACAAACTTAATTGAACAAACGGAATTTATATATTCCTGTTTCTGCATGAGTATACATagtacatgtgcatgtgtgtatgtgtaatgcAAAAGTATGCATACATGTGTGGGTGGTTTATGCAGTTGTGCACATGGACATGTGTGCATTGTGTACATGCACTGCATGCATGTTTATGTGTGCAGATGCGTGTGCTGTGTTTGTGTATGTTGATCTGTGTGTAGATATTGTGTATTCATGTGCATATAGGTGCATGGATCtgtatgcatacatgtgtatatgtgtatctgcACATGTGCTAAAATTTGTGTGTATCTGAATGTATGTCTGTATACAaagatgtatacatacacatttgcATGCctgtatgtggggtgtgtgtgtatatgatcTGTAACTACCACCCAGGTCAAGAAATCCATCATTTCCAATATCCTAGAAGACTGTCTTTGGCTTTTCTAAGTTGCTGTTGCTTCATACTCCCCAACCAGAGGCAATGACTGTTCagatttagttttgtttgttcttaaacCTCATCTGAGTGGAACCCTACACCATGTAGTATCTGTGTCATTTGTTTTGCTTAtgactttttctttaagattcatttgtattatttcacttCACAGTAGTTTGTACTATAATATTGTGTTGTATAAATACACTAGATTTTACCTGTTCTCCTGTTAAGGGCCATTTagatttccagtttggggcattTTGGCTTTACATTCTTGTACTGTCTTTTGGTGGACATGGACATTCCTTTCTCTTGGATGTATATCTAGGATTGAAATTTCTAAGACTATACACGTTTAGTTTTAGTAGGTATAgccaaataattttacaaagtgTAAACATTGACAGTATCCCTGTGAGTGTATGAGAGCTCCTGTTGTAGCTGCATATGGTTTTGGGGTTATATGTTTTGTTTGGGACATTTACTTTTATCCTATGAGTATTAaaacaccctttttttttttaacctaatgcatagttttttgtttactttttttgtcTATCTGGGCTTTAACACTTAAGTTTGGAAACACTGAGTTGGAGATCTAAACTTATTTCCAGTTGGATCAGTTGGATCTTTTGTTGAATAACCCACCGTTTCTTAGTTTGTTTGAAATAGCAGTTTTATCATAAAGGACATCTTTACAtacatttagatttatttttggaCTTTCAGTGATTTTATCCTTTGaattttttggtatttgtttgcTAACACCATACTGGTTTAATCTTAGTAACTTTGTCCTGTATTTTAGTATCTGTTACAGGCCATGCCTTTTTATTAGTcttatttcaaaaatttcttggcagttcttttgtattttgttttccagtGAACTTTAGAAACAGCTGCTGCAGTTCCAAAATAATCCCTGCTGGGATTCTGATTGGAATTGCTTTAAATGTTGTGTGTTATTTAGGAAGAAATGACATTTGTACAGAATTGTGTCTTTGCATCCAGCATCAGGGTATAGGAAGACAGGCATTGAACACCTGCTCACACAAAACAGGTGATAGATCCATAATGATTATAGGATGTGAAATGAAGGAAAAGTAGAAGGGATTGAATAATTGAGGTCAGAGAAAACTGCTTGAGGTGGTAGTCAATCTGATGATGGAGATTTCTGCCCTGGGCAGCTGGATGGGTGGTAGGGCCACTTCCTGAAATGAGGAAGACTCAGGGAAAGGTGAGGGAGGAGATGGGAGTGTGTGTATGACACtgatattgaataaatgaataaattgctCTTTAACTGGTTTTCTTCTTTAGATAAcctttcaaatcctgaagaaTTTTCTCAAATCACCTCTTAAATTATGGCATTTTCATCATTGAAAGCTTGATGATTTTTCTCTTACCTGTGGCATAACTAGCCttgaagtttttcattttggcaTCAGTCTCCTTTTTTGCTCTCCTCACCTGTTTTCTCTGTAGCATTAATCCCTGGACACCCTGACTGTCTCTGCCTCATTGCCTGCCTTCCCCACAAGTTGCCCCCATTTCTGATCCCACCCTTCTTTTTACTTGTTTCATCTACCCATCCTTCAAGGCACAGCCCAGCCTTCCTCTTAAGCCTTCTTGGGCCACTGAGGCCTCTGATGGCTCGAATCTCTGAATTCCTCCAGCCATTGTGGATTcattcagtctttttaaaaaaaaaaaaaaaaagacatttattcagcGTCATGATCAGACTATTACATTTAGCAATCAACAGCatgggtgcaaaaaaaaaaatctacattaaaacCCTTTGTTGGAATGCTTTACACTTTCCacagaacagaaactaaaataacctGTTATACAATTAGTCACAAGTACAGTCTTCGAGTTTTTTGCCCATACACATGAGTATTGTCTAaaacatgtcttctttgtagcAGCTAGGCCCTGCCACCACTGTGCTTGGCTGAGTTCACAAATCTGTTGTAACCTGTAGCTTCCCTGTCacttctctggctctcctctcctgctaagctttgtttcctggcagtaattaaaaccttctgccactgccatagctactgctgctgctggaacCACCATAGCCACCTTGGTTTCGTGGTTTGGCAAAGTATTGGCCTCCACCACCATAGGGGCCAGAACTTCTGCCTCCGAAGTTTCCTCCTTTCATGGGTCCAAAATTTGAAGATTGATTGTTGTAATTGCCAAAATCATTGTGGCTTCCGCCACCTCCAAAATTGCTTCCGTCATTACCAAATCCATTATAtccatccccactgccaccaTATCCGCCACCACCACGGCTGCCACCAAAGCCACCTCGACCACTGAAGTTTCCTCCACGACCAAAGTTGTCATTCCCACCAAGACCACCTCCACGACCGCCACCAAAGTTTCCAGAACCACTTCGACCtctctggctggatgaagcactagccatCTCTTGCTTAGACAGGGCTTTTCTCACTTCACAGTTGTGGCCATTCACAGTGTGGCATTTCTGAATGACAATCTTGTCTACAGAGTCATGGTCATCAAAGGTTACAAAAGCAAACCCTCTCTTTTTGCCACTGCCTCGGTCAGTCATGATTTCAATTACTTCAATTTTTCCATACTGTTCAAAATAATCTCTCAGGTGAtgttcttcagtgtcttctttaatgccaccaacaaaaatctttttcacagTTAAGTGGGCACCAGGTCTTTGAGAATCTTCTCTTGACACGGCCCTCTTTGGTTCCACAACTCTTCCGTCCACCTTGTGTGGCCTTGCATTCATGGCCGCATCCACCTCCTCCACCGTGGCGTATGTGACAAACCCGAAGCCTCTGGAGCGCTTGGTGTTTGGATCCCTCATTACCACACAGTCTGTGAGCGTTCCCCATTGCTCAAAATGGCTCCTCAGACTCTCATCAGTTGTTTCAAAGCTCAATTCTCCGATGAAGAGCTTCCGCAGCTGTTCGGGCTCTTTGGGAGACTCTGATTTAGACATGACGGCAGTGGAGGCGGGGAAGTCTTCAACGATGCTTTCTCGGTGGCGTCCATGGGCAGAAAAGCTCATTTAGTCTTTATCACGCATCTGGCACTGTTGGTTAATCAGTCATAATCAGTCACTCACATGCCTTCCATGAATTCAGTCCTGATCCCAAATGCATAGTATCCCTAACCAGCCACGTATAGTCTTACACACTTCTATGTGTCCCGTTGCACCTTGAGTGCCTTTTGAGGCTGGTTCAGGGCATCCCCGTCTTACATGCAGCAGTAAGGATGAAAGATTGACATGGTTAATGCAGACAAAcattcatgaaatgaaaagcaTCAAAGGATAATTTCTTAATGTTTTGTTCCTTCAGGATATACGTGGTATTCCAAGTGATCACTTGAATAGAGTGCTAAGAACTGTGGAATCAACAAGACAAGAgcgagaaagacaaatacctaaCATTCAGCAAATTCGAGAATTCCTTAAACATCAGGTCAGCTGTAAAATTGAAGAGAGAACACTGCTGTCCACAGGTAAGCCTGTGACCCACTGCCATTTCATGTCTGCAGAAATATTAATAGACCAACCATTTCGTGATTTTATATGGTTCACAAACCTTGCCACTTAATCGGCAATTCTGTTACTGTTTGAACCATTAAATGttgcattttagattttttttttacaattttttttgtgtgtgtgtttttacaattaaaaaccTCCTGTAGTGTGGACTCTAGACCCTTGAGATGGGCTTGTTTGTTTCTGTGCCAATGTAGACAATATTGTagcattttcttctgcttttcatgCAGTGGAGACTCACAAATGACCCTACTATTCCAGACAGGTACGGTGCTTCTCAAATGGACACCCTTTCAACTGGAGAACTACCTAAAGCAATACACCTTCCTCCCAAAAGCAGACAGCTGATTAGACAAAGAGCTGTTTTTTCTGATAGAACATCTGTTCCAAAGTGAGTATTTTcaactctaattttttaaaaaaatatttgtctcaGCTTGGGCTTCTATAACAGAATACCattgactgggtggcttaaacaacagaaataaattttctaaCACTTCTGGATggtggaagtctgagatcagggtgccagccaGCATAGTCATAGGTTCTGGGAGGCTTCTGTCCCAGGACTCACAGATGGCCAGCTTCTTACTGTGTCCTCATTTGCCAAGGAGAACAAGAGAGGCTTGGTCTCTCTTCCTTTACTTACGGGGGCACTAATTCCTTTCAGTGTGGgccccatcctcatgacctcatctaaaccaaATCACCCCATCTTCAGATACCATCACACTGAGGGCTAGGGCTTCAACACAGGAATATTAGGAGGCCACAAGCATTCAGCCCACAGCAATGTGTGACCCAACAGAGAATCACACTTGGAATGCCTACCCTTCTCTCAGTTCGGGGAGACTCATAACTGCTCACCCTCTAATAAGGCAAAAATCACCAATTCCATAGAACTCTGTTTTAAATTGCATGATTTGCTCATGCTGggaatatttttctcttgcttttagaGTTAAGAAAAATGCCACAGAAGATCATTTTCCCAGGAGGTCTTCCACTATTGCGTGAGTACTGAGGGAGCAGGGAAAGGtggtttttaaaagttcttttcacCGAACATTCCTTTCACTATAAATTAGTATGTTCATTGTGGTTCACTAGAACCATAATTATTACATATCATATTTAATCTGTGATTCCTTTGTTACACCTTCATTTCTTTATCCCAAGTCAATAGCTCTTGTGGCCTCCATTAACAAGTGGGACCACACCTGAGTCATGTTTgttattccccacccccacccctgcctagTTTAGTAATTTTCAATAAGAATGAtaaattataaacttttatacattataaattttCAATAAGCATGATAAATTAAATGCATGATGTTGCTTTTTAGTGGCTGGATCCATGATGGTGTATCTGGATAGAATTTTAGTGTTCCAGCTTCTTGTGGAAGTAGTTAACAGCCTTAGACCTTACACTCTTAGGCTCGTTTAGGATACTGAGAACCGTATCTCAGTCATTCCTTAACTGTGTGACACTGATTCAGTTGATTACCTgttttaagcctcagtttttctATCTGTAATATGGGATGGTGCTTCCTCTTTCACAGAATAGTTCTACAAATCAAAATGAGAACATACGAAATGGACTTGGCCTCAGTGCTTGGTACTTGTGGGTACTCAATAAGTTGTAGGTATATCATTGTTATTAATTATGAGTAAAACTAATTTTATGATAATTGAATTTCATAGTAGagagaataaatataataaagacaCTATAAATGATAACTCACCCTTCAGAAGCACTTATCATGTAATAATCTCATGGGAAGAGCTTTATTTCATGGGATGTGGTTTAACTGAACATTGTGTGGAATttaggtgctcagtgaatattttttaaataaaaagatactgCTCTGAATttgtttcactttaaaatgggGTGATGATTTACATGATACTACAAATGAGTGTGTGTAGTCATATAAAAGTACTTGGTAGGGTACAGTATAAAGGTCAGCTCTAagtaatgcatgcatgcatgcctgcgtGTGTCCTCAGTCGTGTGGACTCTTTGCAAATGTTACTATTTTAAAAGACAGCATAGTTTTAtcccagaaatatttttttccactataaaatatttttcttaggtGTACAaaaactgatattaaaaaaatacaaaatttgagTTTAGAGGAGTAATGTCCTAACTTCAGTCCACTTTGGTAAATAGGCCCTGTGGCATGTGGTTGGCAGATGTAAATTTGAAATGACCATTCTGCCTTTTGCATAGTAAGTCCTCAGCCTGGCCGCCATCTTGTTCTGTGGCCACGCACGCATTTGTTCGGCTCTCTTGAGAAAGTTCCGACCTCTTTAAGGGGCATATTGTGTGTAAATCCTGAAACACGGAAACAGCGCCCCCTGTTTGGACTTTGGTTTGTTTAGGACTCCTCCCTTCAGTTCCGAGGAGGAGCTCGATGCTGACGACCTCATCCAGGCGTTCGCCTCCCCAGACGTACTTCCTGTGGTGGCCTCTAAAAGCAACAAGAGTAGTTTCGTAAAGAGCACCGTCAAAAGCGACACTGACTGGACGGAGGGAAGTGAAATTGAGGACTCTGATATTTCCCCCAAGCCCACAGGTAAGCGTTCCTTTACTGAAAATCCACCTGGAAATTTTGATTttaggacagtggttctcaaccacaGTGCTTCTGTGGac
Encoded proteins:
- the LOC139036326 gene encoding heterogeneous nuclear ribonucleoprotein A1-like; this translates as MSFSAHGRHRESIVEDFPASTAVMSKSESPKEPEQLRKLFIGELSFETTDESLRSHFEQWGTLTDCVVMRDPNTKRSRGFGFVTYATVEEVDAAMNARPHKVDGRVVEPKRAVSREDSQRPGAHLTVKKIFVGGIKEDTEEHHLRDYFEQYGKIEVIEIMTDRGSGKKRGFAFVTFDDHDSVDKIVIQKCHTVNGHNCEVRKALSKQEMASASSSQRGRSGSGNFGGGRGGGLGGNDNFGRGGNFSGRGGFGGSRGGGGYGGSGDGYNGFGNDGSNFGGGGSHNDFGNYNNQSSNFGPMKGGNFGGRSSGPYGGGGQYFAKPRNQGGYGGSSSSSSYGSGRRF